Part of the Verrucomicrobiota bacterium genome is shown below.
TATTCATCCGGTCGGGATCTACTCGTTGCGCCGGACTGAGGAGGGTGAACTCGTGAGAGAATCGACGGGACTGGCTGACCGGTTCCGCGCCCTGGCCCAGGGCGGTGACGCCGCGGTCGGGCCGGTGGCCGCTGAACGCCTCGTCGCGCGCGCCGGCACTGCGGCAGCCCGGAAACGGACTCCGGCCCGACGGGCGGAACCACCGCAGGCGGCGCAACCGCCGCTCGTCATCTACAGCCGCCATGCTTGGGAGGCATTCCGGAACCGGCCGCATCATCTTGCCCGGCAGCTGTCGGCGGATCGCCGGGTGCTGTTCATTGAGCCACCGGTATCTCCGTTTGTCGCGCAGGCGCCGGTCCGGGCTATCCGGCAGGTTGACGGCCTGCCTCTGCTTCAGGTGTTCAGGGGCCCGATGTTCCGTTCGGGCACGCCGTCGCAAGCCTATGACGCGATGCTCGAACACCTTGCCTCAGAATGCGGGCACGGCGGTTTTCCGGTGCATGAAGCCATCCATTGGGTACAGGATGCCCCGCTCGGGTTGCGGCTGCGGGACAGGTTTGGCGAGGCGCCGCTGGTGTTCGACGTTCTCGCAGGAGAAGGGGGGACCTTGCCGCTGTGCAAGGTCGCCGACGCGGTGGTCTTCCGAAGCCGAAGCCAGCAGGCGCGTTTCGGACCGGCGGTTCGGGGGTTGAATCGTTTTATCCCCGACGGAGTCGACGTCCGGCATTTTCTGAAAGCGATTCAGACCCATACGGCGGTGCCGCATGACAGCCGGTTCATTCATCGCCCGGTGCTGGCGTATGCAGGCACCATCGACGAGCGCCTCGATCTCAAGCTGCTGGCCAGGCTGGCGGCTGAAACCCTGGACTGGAACGTGGTCATGCTCGGGCCGCTGGCGCGGATTTCACCTGAGAGCTTGCCGCGCATGGGAAACATTTACTGGCTGGGCTCGAGGCCGTACGCAGACCTGCCGAATTACCTGCGCGGGGTGGACGCCTGCATCATCCCGTTTCGCCAGACGGCCGAGATCAACGACTACATGCCCGGGAAGGTTTACGAATACCTCTGCGCGGGCCGTCCGGTCGTCGCGACCCAGATACGCGAGCTTGCCGGCCGGGATTTCCAAGGGGTGCACGTGACGACTTCCCGGACCGAGTTTGTCAGGGCCTGCCACGAGGCAGTCTCGCCGATGATGGCGGCAACCCGGCGCGAGCTCATCCGGCAAGTGGCGGGACGAAACTGGCGACAAGCCGGCCTGGAAGCCGGCGAAGTTCTGAACCATTTCCGCGCCGGCCGGGTAACGCTGCGAACGCCGCATCCTGTACCCCTGAGGCCGGTATGAGTTTCACCCGGAGTTTGGCGTCACGAATAAGATTTTCGTTGCGGGACGAGGTAAATTCCTAAGAATGGAGGGCCATGGCGGAGCCCGTGAAAGAGCGGTACGTTGAATCACCTGAGAATCAGGCTGATTCCCCGGAGGAACTCGATAACCAGGTACAACGTGCCCAGGAGCAACTTCTCCAGTTAAAGCGCCAGCAGGAAATGATCGAGCGCCAGAAACGGGAGCTCGAAGAATTAAGCCGGAAGCAGGAGGAACTGGAGCGGGGCCGCGCTGAGATGATCGAGAAGCTGAGCCGTTCGATGGTGACCATCGAACGTGAGACTTACGAGGCGGAAAAAAGGGTGGAACAACTGCGTGCGACCAACGCCGCGTTCCTTCAGCACCTGGATGCGCTGGAACGGATCAACCCGAAGAACTGGAGCAATGCGGACCTGCATAAGGAGCTCAGCAAAGCCCTGAGCTCGGTTGATGACGCGCGGACGGAGTTCAATAAATCGATCACGAAGATCAATGCCAAGTCAGGCGAGGAGTTGCTCGCGCCGGTCACGGCGATCGGCGGGTATGACGACGCGGCGGAGGCGGGCGCAGTGAATTTCGGGCTGTGGCTCAAGCGAGGCCTGGCTTTCACCCTGCCGCTGATCGTGTTCGGGATCATTGCCCTGGTGATCACGCTGTGCTTGCGGTAAAGAGGAGGTCTCAAGGGCGGATATGGCTCGAAAAGCTCGATTTAACGGCTCGCCCATTAACGCGAAGCAGCAGGAACTCTCGGAAAGGGAGCAAGCCCTGCAACGCGAGATGGCCCGCTG
Proteins encoded:
- a CDS encoding family 1 glycosylhydrolase, with amino-acid sequence MEHIGSRPYRSNEAWRQPFRWVSGIEGSIIPHLNIDQYRWTQHDRLWKQDLELTALDLKCHWLRYSLPWSAIQSTPNSWDWSWCDDRFDVAAKLGIQLIVDLVHFGVPAWLQDAFGDLLFPDALEAFSREFGRRYRGHPAVASICPVNEPLVTAFFAGDAGLWPPHGTGLQGYMVLLSRIAQALSRSIRALRETMGEVEIILCDSLEVAKTDEPDSSEKTSPHLTESLGADVARRMERRHVVMDLVLGRIGPKHPLRQWLLQHGMPLYDLNWFLRHPQEVDVIGLDYYFHTEVELYTSPEGYYRQRPARKPYGLYRATQAYWHRYHLPFMITETSAAGTDAEKLAWLERCVEDVRRLRADGFPCIGFTWWPLLDHLDWDGAMLHQTGHIHPVGIYSLRRTEEGELVRESTGLADRFRALAQGGDAAVGPVAAERLVARAGTAAARKRTPARRAEPPQAAQPPLVIYSRHAWEAFRNRPHHLARQLSADRRVLFIEPPVSPFVAQAPVRAIRQVDGLPLLQVFRGPMFRSGTPSQAYDAMLEHLASECGHGGFPVHEAIHWVQDAPLGLRLRDRFGEAPLVFDVLAGEGGTLPLCKVADAVVFRSRSQQARFGPAVRGLNRFIPDGVDVRHFLKAIQTHTAVPHDSRFIHRPVLAYAGTIDERLDLKLLARLAAETLDWNVVMLGPLARISPESLPRMGNIYWLGSRPYADLPNYLRGVDACIIPFRQTAEINDYMPGKVYEYLCAGRPVVATQIRELAGRDFQGVHVTTSRTEFVRACHEAVSPMMAATRRELIRQVAGRNWRQAGLEAGEVLNHFRAGRVTLRTPHPVPLRPV